In one Nicotiana tomentosiformis chromosome 6, ASM39032v3, whole genome shotgun sequence genomic region, the following are encoded:
- the LOC108948380 gene encoding uncharacterized mitochondrial protein AtMg00820-like encodes MPNLFVNDNDEVPSEELMLTPSTEEPPFQKNQANVEPQEALADPRWTKAMNEEVEALKKYSTWKLVPLPEGKKPVGCKWVYTIKLKADGSIDRYKARLVEKGYTQKYGVDDQETFITSS; translated from the exons ATGCCTAACTTATTTGTGAATGATAATGATGAAGTTCCATCAGAAGAGCTTATGTTAACACCATCAACCGAGGAGCCTCCTTTTCAGAAAAATCAAGCAAATGTTGAACCTCAG GAAGCATTAGCAGATCCAAGGTGGACTAAAGCAATGAATGAAGAAGTGGAGGCTCTTAAAAAGTACTCAACTTGGAAGCTAGTGCCGTTGCCTGAAGGAAAGAAACCAGTTGGATGCAAATGGGTATACACCATAAAACTTAAAGCCGATGGAAGTATCGATAGGTATAAAGCAAGGCTAGTAGAAAAAGGTTACACACAAAAGTATGGAGTTGATGATCAAGAAACGTTTATCACCAGTAGCTAA